The Amycolatopsis mongoliensis genome includes a window with the following:
- a CDS encoding xanthine dehydrogenase family protein molybdopterin-binding subunit, with product MSIVGTRVVRQEDQNLITAGGTYVDDLREEALSGAAHAVFVRSPVAHARIESIDVSEAKAAPGVLGVFTAADLGLDPHAAGPVKEPWLADGVVRYVGEPVALVLTEERYQLADAAELVDIDYDPLDAVASIDAALADETLLYPETGSNVVQVNGAEKFDDGIFEDCDVVVSQTIVNQRVAPAPLEVRGASCAWGEDGRLTVWLSTQNAQIARTQVAMSLGVGEDKVRVIAPDVGGGFGAKIGADPEATVLGWAAKEIGRAVRWVESRSENLTSMTHGRAQQNTVTIGGKRDGTVLAYRLDVIQDAGAYPRTLFLPTLTELMAVGVYRFPKVETRSRAVVTNTTPIAAYRGAGRPEATAALERAMDVFATSIGQDPAEVRRVNFIRPEEFPYQTPTGASYDTGEYAAALDKALEAAGYADLRAEQKRRREAGDPVELGLGIATYVEITGGDSGGESGRVDIHPDGSVVAWTGSSPHGQGLGTSLAMLLSDQLGVPLEKITVRHGDTDEVPKAVGTFGSRSLQLGGSAIRQAADEVITQARELAAELLEAAPDDLELDAERGVWQVRGAPSSTVLSWAQVAETASGGKLTADVWFGGGKPTFPFGAHLAVVEVDTETGKVDLRRIVAVDDAGPIVNPLTFRGQRHGGLGQGAAQALMEVVTYDEDGNPTTATLADYSFITAVELPDFELVDMATPTDRNLLGVKGIGEAATIGSTPAVHNAVVDALAERGVKHLDMPTTPIRVWAALEEAGKGNAR from the coding sequence AAGCGCTTTCCGGCGCCGCGCATGCGGTGTTCGTGCGCAGTCCCGTCGCGCACGCGCGGATCGAAAGCATCGATGTCAGCGAGGCGAAGGCGGCGCCGGGGGTGCTCGGCGTGTTCACCGCCGCCGACCTCGGCCTCGACCCGCACGCGGCGGGACCGGTGAAGGAACCGTGGCTGGCCGACGGCGTGGTGCGCTACGTCGGCGAGCCCGTCGCCCTGGTCCTCACCGAAGAGCGCTACCAGCTGGCCGACGCGGCCGAGCTGGTCGACATCGACTACGACCCCCTCGACGCCGTCGCGAGCATCGACGCGGCACTCGCGGACGAGACGCTGCTGTACCCCGAGACCGGCAGCAACGTCGTGCAGGTCAACGGCGCGGAGAAGTTCGACGACGGGATCTTCGAGGACTGCGACGTGGTCGTGTCGCAGACCATCGTCAACCAGCGCGTCGCGCCCGCGCCGCTGGAGGTCCGCGGCGCCTCGTGCGCCTGGGGCGAGGACGGCCGGCTGACGGTCTGGCTTTCCACGCAGAACGCCCAGATCGCCCGCACGCAGGTGGCCATGAGCCTCGGCGTCGGCGAAGACAAGGTGCGCGTCATCGCGCCGGACGTCGGCGGCGGGTTCGGCGCGAAGATCGGCGCCGACCCCGAGGCGACCGTCCTCGGCTGGGCCGCCAAGGAGATCGGCCGCGCGGTGCGCTGGGTCGAATCCCGCAGCGAGAACCTCACCTCGATGACGCACGGCCGCGCGCAGCAGAACACCGTGACGATCGGCGGCAAGCGCGACGGCACCGTCCTCGCGTACCGCCTCGACGTCATCCAGGACGCCGGTGCGTACCCCCGCACGCTGTTCCTGCCGACGCTGACCGAGCTGATGGCCGTCGGCGTCTACCGGTTCCCGAAGGTGGAGACGCGCAGCCGCGCCGTCGTCACGAACACGACGCCGATCGCGGCCTACCGCGGCGCGGGCCGCCCGGAGGCGACGGCCGCGCTCGAGCGGGCGATGGACGTGTTCGCCACCTCGATCGGGCAGGACCCGGCGGAGGTCCGCCGCGTCAACTTCATCCGGCCCGAGGAGTTCCCCTACCAGACCCCGACCGGCGCGTCGTACGACACGGGCGAGTACGCGGCGGCGCTGGACAAGGCGCTCGAAGCCGCCGGCTACGCCGACCTGCGCGCCGAGCAGAAGCGGCGGCGGGAGGCGGGCGACCCGGTCGAGCTCGGCCTCGGGATCGCCACGTACGTCGAGATCACCGGCGGTGACTCGGGCGGGGAGAGCGGCCGCGTCGACATCCACCCGGACGGCTCGGTCGTGGCCTGGACCGGCAGCTCGCCGCACGGGCAGGGCCTCGGGACGTCGCTGGCGATGCTGCTGTCCGACCAGCTCGGCGTGCCGCTGGAGAAGATCACCGTCCGCCACGGCGACACCGACGAGGTGCCCAAGGCCGTCGGCACGTTCGGTTCCCGGTCGCTGCAGCTGGGCGGCTCGGCGATCCGGCAGGCGGCCGACGAGGTGATCACGCAGGCGCGTGAACTGGCCGCCGAGCTCCTCGAAGCCGCGCCGGACGACCTCGAGCTGGACGCCGAGCGCGGCGTCTGGCAGGTCCGCGGCGCGCCGTCGAGCACCGTGCTCAGCTGGGCGCAGGTCGCCGAGACGGCGTCCGGCGGCAAGCTCACCGCCGACGTCTGGTTCGGCGGCGGCAAGCCGACGTTCCCGTTCGGCGCGCACCTCGCCGTGGTCGAGGTCGACACCGAGACCGGCAAGGTCGACCTGCGCCGCATCGTCGCCGTCGACGACGCCGGCCCGATCGTCAACCCGCTGACCTTCCGCGGGCAGCGCCACGGCGGGCTCGGACAGGGCGCCGCGCAGGCGCTCATGGAGGTCGTCACCTACGACGAAGACGGCAACCCGACGACCGCGACCCTGGCGGACTACTCGTTCATCACGGCCGTCGAGCTGCCGGACTTCGAGCTGGTCGACATGGCCACCCCGACCGACCGGAACCTGCTGGGCGTCAAGGGGATCGGCGAGGCCGCGACGATCGGCTCGACGCCCGCGGTGCACAACGCCGTGGTGGACGCGCTGGCCGAGCGCGGCGTCAAGCACCTGGACATGCCCACGACCCCGATCCGGGTCTGGGCCGCACTCGAAGAAGCTG